One Polypterus senegalus isolate Bchr_013 chromosome 10, ASM1683550v1, whole genome shotgun sequence DNA segment encodes these proteins:
- the LOC120538049 gene encoding macrophage-expressed gene 1 protein-like — protein MSYSLPFHLSLMLFLIQQSEGQGSSLQKSAAFQECTKTKQMAVLETLPGGGWDNLQNVDMGRVMNFSYSTCQTTEDGFYLIPDEVFVIPQKQTKLDMNTEIIENWMDHKSPVAENINVDVSFISVLNGKFSKENQRVKSFQVQDKSSTTRVQVQNLVYIVRANPNFSFDPRFKRQIMDIAEALEDGQTKEADYLSEMLVLNYGTHVITSVNAGAILLQEEYVRSSFITSERKDILSIKTSAGISFFNMINIGFNAGVKAEDTLSKWYTGNLTHSLVQAYGSIPFYLGITLKTWQEGIFNNLVAIDRSGLPLHSILNKETLPDLPAITAEKVSQSVEKAIMMYYTVNQRPGCLKSDSTNFNFQANVDDGSCDGVPTNFSFGGVYQVCSPLTSDAYQLCSSLEQKNPLTGSFSCPPTYNAVRLRTEEKQEDYGQYECKTNCHRCWLIAKCCDDECGTVYYTRRARFTTYWCAATNATTKASNSFLFGGLYSSSSSNFITRSQSCPTCFTSLKILHDVNVCVSVDKDRCAQYSVVFGGFFSCEATNPLAGESRTTCANGFSQYSATISDGCQILYCMSTGLFNGGQLLPIKVPPFSNPYRINNNSTNDTMLTPLGKMLSISNKQSFTKFNNVHTEYQGLTSGGAAGVAIAVVVLLAAIITLAVFGVKRYRKKVWNEVPSRS, from the exons ATGTCCTACAGTTTGCCCTTTCACCTTTCCTTGATGTTGTTCCTCATTCAGCAAAGTGAAGGTCAGGGTTCATCACTACAAAAGTCAGCTGCATTTCAAGAATGTACAAAAACGAAGCAGATGGCCGTTCTGGAGACCCTGCCGGGTGGAGGATGGGACAATCTGCAGAATGTGGACATGGGCCGGGTGATGAACTTCAGCTACTCCACATGCCAGACCACTGAAGACGGGTTCTACCTGATACCCGATGAAGTGTTTGTCATCCCTCAGAAGCAAACCAAACTGGATATGAACACAGAAATCATAGAGAACTGGATGGACCACAAGAGTCCGGTGGCTGAGAATATCAACGTGGATGTTAGTTTCATATCTGTGCTCAACGGAAAGTTCTCCAAAGAAAACCAAAGAGTCAAAAGTTTTCAAGTGCAGGACAAGTCATCTACGACAAGGGTGCAg GTGCAGAATCTAGTTTACATTGTGAGGGCAAATCCCAATTTCTCGTTTGATCCTCGCTTCAAGAGGCAGATCATGGACATCGCCGAAGCTTTAGAGGACGGCCAGACAAAAGAAGCCGATTATCTCTCAGAAATGCTCGTTCTAAACTATGGAACGCACGTCATTACGAGTGTCAATGCTGGGGCCATCCTGCTTCAAGAAGAATATGTGCGGTCGAGTTTTATCACAAGTGAGCGCAAAGATATTTTGTCAATCAAAACTTCAGCTGGAATCAGTTTCTTTAATATGATCAATATTGGATTTAACGCTGGAGTTAAAGCCGAAGACACGTTATCCAAGTGGTACACAGGTAACTTAACACATTCGTTGGTGCAAGCTTACGGCAGCATCCCCTTTTACCTGGGCATCACCCTTAAAACTTGGCAGGAAGGCATCTTCAACAACTTGGTGGCCATCGACCGCTCTGGTTTGCCCCTTCATTCCATTCTTAACAAGGAAACCCTTCCAGATTTGCCAGCTATAACCGCTGAGAAGGTTTCCCAATCTGTCGAGAAGGCCATTATGATGTACTACACTGTTAATCAACGTCCAGGGTGTCTCAAAAGCGATTCCACAAACTTCAACTTCCAGGCAAATGTCGACGACGGGTCCTGTGATGGAGTGCCGACCAACTTTAGCTTTGGTGGTGTCTATCAAGTGTGCTCCCCACTCACAAGTGACGCGTATCAACTCTGCTCTTCACTGGAGCAGAAGAACCCACTCACTGGCAGCTTCTCATGCCCACCAACGTACAATGCAGTCAGACTGCGCACCGAGGAGAAGCAAGAAGACTACGGTCAGTACGAGTGTAAAACGAACTGTCATAGGTGCTGGCTAATTGCAAAGTGCTGTGATGATGAGTGTGGAACTGTCTATTACACCAGAAGAGCCAGATTTACGACATACTGGTGTGCAGCCACCAATGCAACCACCAAAGCCTCTAATAGCTTCCTGTTTGGTGGTCTCTACAGTTCATCCTCAAGTAACTTTATAACCAGGTCCCAGTCTTGCCCCACTTGCTTTACTTCCTTGAAAATTTTACACGATGTTAACGTCTGTGTTAGCGTAGATAAAGACAGATGTGCCCAGTATTCTGTAGTGTTCGGGGGCTTTTTCAGCTGTGAGGCCACCAATCCGCTGGCTGGTGAGTCTCGCACTACCTGTGCCAACGGCTTCAGCCAATATTCAGCCACAATTAGTGACGGATGCCAAATTCTCTACTGCATGTCTACAGGCTTGTTTAATGGAGGGCAGTTGCTCCCTATAAAAGTTCCTCCTTTTAGTAACCCATacagaattaataataattccaCAAACGATACCATGCTGACACCACTAGGCAAGATGTTGTCAATCTCAAACAAACAGAGTTTTACAAAATTTAATAATGTTCACACAGAGTACCAAGGTTTGACCAGTGGAGGAGCAGCTGGAGTGGCAATCGCTGTCGTGGTTTTGCTGGCGGCCATTATAACCCTGGCTGTCTTTGGGGTCAAACGCTACCGCAAGAAAGTATGGAATGAGGTGCCAAGTAGAAGTTGA